GTCCGGTGATTTTATCAATATAACCAAACTTTAATCTAAGATTTCCATTAAATCGATCCGATCTGATCCGATCCTATCGAGATAACCAAACTTTCATCCtaaatataacttaatttattgGAAATTACCAAAATGCACTGAAATAAATGGAAGAATGCAACACAATTCGCGATATTATTGGAAAAGTAGAAAACATACAGAAATTTTGTTGCACACAACgtagatcatcatcatccgtTGTATCTTATAAGTTTAACAcccttaaaataaataatcaaaattcacCTTACTCACGAACGTAATATAATTGGTTAGAAGTACATTAATCGTATGTCAACGTACATATACCAATACCATCACCACAGGTCCACAAGTCTCCCCATGTGCGATGCATGCATGAGATTTACCTACTTACTCGTCCGCTTGTTAAACTaactcaaaattcaaatccCATTTTCATTGAGTTCATAAATCCATTTATATATTGGTTGCTTAAGTCAATGAACAATGAATCAAGGAATTAAACAGATTGAATGCTTGAAAgttagacaaacaaaaaaaaaaatcagaaaatatatatcgTAAATGTCACTAACACAATTGGTCAATTGGCCCATTGTCCACTGCATGCCCTTTTTTAAAGTTAACTATCGAATAAAACTAGTCGATTTTAATTAGATTCATATTAATTGCTAACCAAACTTCACACATATACACAAATGTGGACCGTATAATAAGAATTGGAGTTCCccatatgtattttttttcattgacgAAAACCTTTGCTTACGGAGCAATTAAAATCAACACGGATTCGTTATTAATACCATGACATAAcgataattataattttgttttccaaattcaCCGGGATCATTCGTTTAATAGATGAATAAAAAACTAGCTAGGGTCAACGTTCACGCAAGTGTAATACGGCTTAAATGCTGTGGAAGAGTCTTGATATTTCAGCTTTCACGATAGCTTTTTAAGCTTCTCCGGCGGCGTTGTCACCGGCCGtcaacttcttcatcatcatatactattaagatttgattatttaatttgtgatAATAGAGTTGACGATTACGTGTGTGTAATCCCTCTTAGGATTTTCTCTAGGTCTATATAAACCTAGAACACGAAGAGTGCTTGAAACAAAAGGCAGATCATTGTAATTCTATCTAGCTTTGTACTCAAACAAACATTGATCATTTATTAACCGAACAATGAGTTCGTCTAACGGAGGTGTACCGCCTGGTTTTCGGTTTCATCCAACGGACGAAGAACTTCTTCATTactacttgaagaagaagatttcttaTGAAAAGTTTGAGATGGAAGTCATCAAAGAGGTTGATTTGAACAAGATTGAGCCGTGGGATTTACAAGGTACGttcttttattaataatacatATACGATCCAATCCTCTAGTTATATTAGATACTATacaaaagcattttttttttgtttttgtagataGATGCAAAATAGGATCAACGCCACAAAATGAGTGGTATTTCTTCAGCCACAAGGATAGGAAATATCCGACAGGGTCAAGGACAAACCGTGCAACCCACTCCGGTTTTTGGAAGGCGACAGGACGTGACAAATGCATAAGAAATTCTTACAAGAAGATCGGCATGAGGAAGACTCTTGTATTCTACAAAGGAAGAGCTCCTCATGGCCAAAAGACAGATTGGATCATGCACGAGTACCGTATCGAAGACACTGAAGATGACCCTTGTGTATGGATATATATCTCTTATTCATTAGAAAATTTGTGAAAGTCGGTCgatttttaattgaataaacCAATCTATACATAATGCAGGAAGATGGATGGGTTGTTTGTAGAgtgttcaagaagaaaaatctgtTCAAAGTAGGGAATGATGTTGGCTCAAACATCAGCAATAATAGGCTTGAAGCTCGTAGTTTCATCCGAAGAGAAAGCCCTTACCAAGGAATCTCAATGTTTGAGCTTAACAAGCCTGAAGAGATTAGTGTTCATCAATATCCTCAACCACCAATGTTTCAACCTCATCACAAGCCTCTTTCAATAGGCTATGACTATTCATTGGCTCTTCTACCAAGAGAAAGCGAGTACCAACAAGCGTGTCAGCCATCAGGGGTTGAGGTTGGCACGTGCAAGGCAGTAAGTGAATGGGGAATAGTGAATTGTAACATGGTGAGTCATGAGGACTCGTCTAGAGCGATGAGGTTTGAAGATGACGGTAACAACACTTCTTCCACGGTCCAGCCACCTTCTAATCTGCTTTCATTGCGCGGTGAAAATGGATTTCTTGGGTTGTTTTAAACAGATGCTGATAATGTTATATGTATGGATCTCTTCGTATGTAAGTTCTTTGATTACATGTATCCATTTATTTCATTCTGTAATTGGAAGCGAATTGCTTCACTGATAAGTTAATAAGAATTTCTTTGATCCATTCGTCTCCCTTCCTCTTCAAGGTATCGAAATAAATGATAGGTTAAGATATTTAATGTAGGCTTAAAAGCCCATAGGCCCAAAGGCCCATAAAGTTTTAATAACACGGTGGTGGTTTTGGGGAGCCTTCCTTATCCGCTCGGTGGGGGCTGTGAAACTATGGCCGGAGTTTGCGTCCCATGGGGCGGCGGAGCTTGTCGTCTTATTTCCCCAATTCGCCGGCGTTTTCCGGTTTCCTCCTCCGTCGCTTCTCTTGCTCTTCCAGACTCCTCCTCTATGATCGTCGACGACAATCTCGGCGCATTTCTCGAGGTCTAATTTACTTTTAATCACCTCTCTATTCGT
This sequence is a window from Arabidopsis thaliana chromosome 1 sequence. Protein-coding genes within it:
- the NAC015 gene encoding NAC domain containing protein 15 (NAC domain containing protein 15 (NAC015); CONTAINS InterPro DOMAIN/s: No apical meristem (NAM) protein (InterPro:IPR003441); BEST Arabidopsis thaliana protein match is: NAC domain containing protein 70 (TAIR:AT4G10350.1); Has 2985 Blast hits to 2980 proteins in 75 species: Archae - 0; Bacteria - 0; Metazoa - 0; Fungi - 0; Plants - 2985; Viruses - 0; Other Eukaryotes - 0 (source: NCBI BLink).) — translated: MSSSNGGVPPGFRFHPTDEELLHYYLKKKISYEKFEMEVIKEVDLNKIEPWDLQDRCKIGSTPQNEWYFFSHKDRKYPTGSRTNRATHSGFWKATGRDKCIRNSYKKIGMRKTLVFYKGRAPHGQKTDWIMHEYRIEDTEDDPCEDGWVVCRVFKKKNLFKVGNDVGSNISNNRLEARSFIRRESPYQGISMFELNKPEEISVHQYPQPPMFQPHHKPLSIGYDYSLALLPRESEYQQACQPSGVEVGTCKAVSEWGIVNCNMVSHEDSSRAMRFEDDGNNTSSTVQPPSNLLSLRGENGFLGLF